The stretch of DNA CACGGTGGGGAAGGAAAGCAGGGTGTCTACCACCAGCCGGACAGCGCGTTTGCCGGGAAACGTGCAGTAGCCCAGCAGAAAGCCCAGCGGCGCGCCCATGAGCACGGTAAGCAGGATGGCCAGCGTGGAAACGTATACAGTGGCGTATACGGCGGACCATGTTTCCTCATTCCCGCTCAGCAGCAGGTGGAATGCCGTGATGAAACCGTCCAGTATGAAGTCCATTATCTCCCCGTCAGGTATGAAAAAGGGCGGCACCGGGTCCGCCCTGCAATACGTGGAAGTGCGCCGCGATGCAAGACATGGCGGCGGAGTTGCGTTCTACTTCCCGGCGTTGGGCACGAACAGGGGCTTGCCCATGAGGGAGAACTCGCCGATGAGCTTCTGGGTGGCGGGAGAGGCCATCCATTCGATGTACTTCATGGCGAGGTCGTACTTGGCGTTGGGGCACTTTTCCGGATTTACCGCAATACCGCTGTACTGGTTGAAGAGGGCGCCGTCGCCTTCCACCAGAATGACCATGGGCGGATTGCCGTTGTGGGACGCCTCATACTTGATGAAGGTGCCGCGGTCCGTGAGGGTGTAGGCACCCTTTTCGCTCGCCACGTTGATGGTGGGCAGCATGCCCTGCCCTGTCTGGATGTACCATGCTTCCTTTTCCGGGACAGCCATGCCTGCTTCCTTCCACAGGCCCAGTTCCTTCTTGTGCGTGCCGGAATCGTCGCCGCGCGAGCAGAAGGGGGTGGAGGTCTGCGCGAACTTGGCCAGTGCATCACGCACGGAAAGGCCCTTTACCTGCGCCGGATCGGCGGCGGGGCCCACAATGACGAAGTCGTTGTACATGAGCTGAACGCGGTTAACGCCGTGACCGGCCTCCACAAAGGCTTTTTCCGCACCCGGAGCGTGCACGAGCAGGACGTCCACATCGCAGTTTTTGCCAAGCTCAAGTGCCTTGCCCGTTCCCACGCCTGTCCAGCGCAGGTCTATGCCTGTATCGGCGGCAAAGGCGGGTTGCAGGACGTCCAGAAGGCCGGTGTCGTCGGTGCTGGTGGTGGTGGCCATCATCAGGACGGGGTTTTCCGCCCGCGCCGCGCCGGGCAGGGCCAGAGCAACGAGCAGCAGCATAAGCAGGAATCGGTGCATGAGTCTCTCCGTTTTGGTTATTTATGGTAATTTATAGCAAGTCTGTACCGTGATTTGCAAGCTACATAACGAATATGAACTTGTCTACCGTGTTTACCCTGCTTATGGTTTGGCACTTTGCGCCTGATTTTTTTTAGTATGTTAAACAAGGTGTTACGCTCAAGGGAGTGAGAGGGGTTTGGTTTTTGTTTGGGGAGGCTTACAGAAACGAACCAAAAGATACGAAGATAAACAGGGGGCTTCTTCGCTATGGGGCTGGCGCTTGGATTATGCCGTACGGCGTGAGCAATGACGTAAGGAAATGGCATTGGGTAATGACGTAAGGAAATGGCATTGGGTAATGACGTAAGGAAATGGCATAGGGTAATGACGTAAGGAAATCACGCTGGGAAATGGCGTCAGGTAATGACATTGAGTAATGACGTCGGGCCTTTGCAAGGACGCAGGCGTTTGGGCGGGGAGGCGGCAGAGGGCAGGATGGGCCGGGAGCAGGCAAAAAAATAGAGCGATTCGTATGATTCAAGGCGGAATTGGGGGGCAATCCTCAAACTTGTACGAATCGCTCAATTTCTACCGGCACAGGCCGGAAATAGGGCGTATATGTGTTGTTGAGAGTCCGGACCATGAAGAAATATGGTGGACACCTCCGCAACAAAGTAAAGATAACACCGACAGGGTCGTTTGGCAAGAGGTGCGGGGCGAAAAGCAACTGCCGGTTGCTGCCCGTAGCTGTTCGTTGCTGCCCGTTACGGTCTGTTACTGCCTGTTGCAGCCTGTTGTTGCCTGTTATTGTCTGTTACCGGGAGTGCAGTTAGTGCCTGTCAGCGGCTTACCCAGAGAGAGAATTTATTCACGCTTTCGTGCAGGCCGAGGCTTACGGACGACTTGAACAGACACTGGAGCAGGGATTCCGGCAAGTCCTGCCTGCGGCCCACCGCCACGACAGCGTATTCTCCTTCATCCGCCAGACGCAGGATGGTCCGGGTCTTGTCATCGGCGTCCATGATCAGGGTGCTGATGCGCGACTCTTCCACACCGTTTTCGCGGATGCGCACGATGGCCTCTTCCAGCGCGGACTCCGGCGTTATGCCGCCTTCCCGGAGGTGCAGGACGGTCACCCGGTGGCGGGGTTCGTGCGCCATCATGAACCCCACATGGTCTGCCACATTGGCGCAGGAAGAGGAGCCGTCTGTGCAGAGCAGGATGTTGCTGCGTTCCGGTGCGGGCTGGTTGCAGACCCAGACGGGAAAATCGCCGCCTTCCCACAACAGGCCGCGGCTTACGCTGGTGGTGAAGACGCGCTCCAGACAGTCCAGATAGCGGCGGCCCACCACCACGGCATCATACAGGCCCCTGCGTGCCTCGGCGATGATGTCGCGGACCACGCCGTGCTGTTTCGGTATGACCTTGGTTTCTATATGCGCTTCCGGGAAGCCGTGCCCGACAAGCCATTGGCGCGCCTCTGCCACCATTTCCCTTCCTTTGCGCTGCTGGCTGTCGGAGAGGGTTGTCTCTTCCTGCGACTGGGCATCGGCGTAGCCGGAGGGGGCAACATAGAGCAGGGTCAGCCGTATATCTTCTTTATGGTGGAAGAAGGAGACAGCAAAGCGCATGCCCCATGCGTAGGTCATGTCGTCACTTACGGTGAGCAGAAGGGCCTTTTCCATAACGCCTCCAGCAGTGGTCCGAAATGGTGGGAGCGGCGGTCGGTTCGTCGATTGCGGGTATCAGTTGCCGAACAGATAGCCGTATTTCACGGCAATGCCGTCCGTGCGTTCGGCCAGAACCCGCGCAACGTCTGCCACGCCTGCCTCGCTGACCACGCCGGTCTGGCGACCGAGGTAGTATTGCAGGTTGCCCCGGCTTTCGGAATAGACCCAGACCACGGCGTAGGCGGAGCCTACATCAGGCCGGGAAGGAAATTCCGAAACCGTGGACACGAGGACGTTCAGTTTGGGTTTGTCGGCATCGGTAAGCTGGAACAGGCTGGAGGTGTTGAAAATTTCTTTGAGCTGGAAGGCAAGGCGGGCACCGATGGTGTCTTCGCCTTCGTGTTCCACGGCCACTGTGGTGGATTTGCCCGTGGAAACCTGTTGCGGCGCATCTTTGAGGGGTTTCTTTTCCGGTTCTTCCGCGAATGCCGGGAGTGCCGGAACAGCCAGAGCCAGCAGGAGCAGGGTTGCGAGGATATGCAGGAACAGACGCGGCATTGCGGTCTCCTTTGTGTGTGGGTTGTTTGTGGGAGATTGTACAGCCGCAGGCGGGGTAAGGCAACTGTGGCGGAGGAAAAAGTCATGCCTTGCGGCTATCTATCTTCTTCAGGCGCAGGGGTGCGTATAAACTGCGAGAGCACGAGGGAGACGCATGCCAGACCCGCCGCGCCCAGAAAGGGAATGCGGTAGTCCACCATCCACAGCATGCCGCCCACGGCGGGAATGAATACGGCGGCGATGTGGTTGATAGTGAAGCTGACCGCCATGCTGGGGGCGATGTCCGCCGGGTCGGCTATCTTCTGGAAATAGGTTTTTATGGCCATGGCGAAGTTGTAGAACACATGGTCGAGAATATACAGGGCGGCCACGAGCAGCTTGCTCTGCACGACGGCATAGCCCACGAAGACAGCGATGAGGGCCGCGTATTCCAGCGTGAGCATCCGCCGCTCTCCGAAACGGGTTACCGCTCTGCCGATGGCGGGAGAGAGGAACCAGTTTACGGCGTTGTTGAGTATGAACAGGGCTGTTATCTCCTGCACGGAGAAGCCGAACCGCTGCACCATGAGGAATACGGCAAAGGCCACAAATATCTGCCTGCGCGCCCCGCTGAAGAAAGTGAGCAGGTAGAACAGCCAGTACCGCCTGCGCAGCACCATGCCGCGCCGCTGCGGAACCGTGTGGCGTGAAACGGGGTTTTGGGTGAAGCACCACAGGGCTGCCAGTACTGCCACGCACCCGAAGAGGAGGAACAGGGTGTGGTATTCCAGCACGGGGGAAAGCAGGAAGATGGCGATACCCACCGCGATATTGGCTCCGGAGGAGAAGCCACGCATTCTGCCCATGACGGCGGGAGCCTGCGCCTTGTTGAAGTATTGCAGCACCAGCGACTGGTGGACGGTTTCATAATAGTGGAAGCCGAAGCTCATGATCAGCGTGGTGAAGATGACGCCGTGGAACGAGGGGAAGAAGCCCGTTATGGCGACGCCCACGCCCAGTGTGAGAACGGAAAGGGCGACCAGCGTGTGTTCGCGCACGACCAGCATGATGTAGATGACCAGCAGGGAGAGGAAGCCCGGAACCTCCCGCAGGGATTGCACGAGGCCGTTCTGCTCGCCTGTGAGTCCTGCCAGTTCTACGGCGAAGTTGTTGTAGAGTGTGCGCCAGCCCTGAAAAGCGGCGGCTACGGCGAGCACCAGCACCAGCAGAAAGATGAACATGCGCCGGTTGTCGGCGTCTATGGCGGACGGATGTGACATGCGTTTTCCGGTTGTAGGCGTGCTTTGGAAGAATGGCAACCTGCTGTTTGCCCTGCTGGTTCCTGTCGTTCTCCCTTCCGTTCTCCCTTCCGTTCTCTCTGTCATTACCGGAAGCCATGCGCAACCGGGCATGAGCCTGCCGGCGGTGCACATGGCGCAATGCCCGGCGGCGACAGAGAAACGCCCCGGGCAGGAAGCCGCGGGGCGTTGTGTGCGTTGCTGTATGCGCTTTGGGGGCGGGGTGATTAGCCGCCCAGATAGGCTTTTTTGACTTCCGGGTCGTTGGCAAGCTTTTCCGCAGGGCCGGAGGCCACGATTTCGCCGGTATCCAGCACGTAGCCCCGGTGTGCGAGGCTGAGGGCCACCTTGGCGTTCTGCTCCACCACCACGATGGTGAGGCCGTCTTCCTGATTGATCTGCTTGAGCGTGCGGAACATCTCGTACATGAGCAGCGGGGCAAGGCCCATGGACGGTTCGTCCAGCAGGAGCACTTCGCACTTGGTCATGAGCGCGCGTCCCACGGCGAGCATCTGCTGTTCGCCGCCGGAGAGGGATTCGCTGCGCTGGTTCTTGCGTTCCGCCAGACGGGGAAACAGATCGAAAATGCGGCTGAGGTCGCGCTGAATTTCCGAGGCAGGGTCGTTCTTGCGGGCATAGGTGGCCAGTGTCAGGTTTTCCATGACCGTGAGGTTGCCGAAGATGCGGCGGCCTTCCGGTGCGAGGGCCAGATTGAGCTTGGCCACCACATCGTGCGGTTCCACAGTGAGGATGGACTGCCCGCGATACTTGATGTCGCCCGCTGTGACGCGGGGTGCCTCTGGCGGGGGCAGCCGCATGATGGTGTTGAGCGTGGTGGATTTTCCCGCGCCGTTGGCACCGATAAGCGTAACTATTTCGCCCTGATCCACATGGAAGCTGATGCCGTGCAGCGCTTCTATGTTGCCGTATTTTACGAAGAGGTTTTCTATGGATAGCAGCATCAGATTGTATCGTCTCCCAGGTAGGCCTTGATAACCACCGGATTGGACTGGATTTCTTCCGGGGTACCATCGGCGATGGTGGAACCGAAGTCGATGACCTTGATGTGTTCGCACAGGGTCATGACCACCTTCATCTGGTGTTCGATCATCCAGATGGTGATGTCGAACTCGTCATGTATCCAGCGGATGAGCTTGATGAGGCCTTCCACGTCTACGGAGTTGAGTCCTGCCGCGGGTTCGTCCAGCAGCAGAAGCTTGGGCCGGATGGACATGGCGCGGGCTATCTCCACACGGCGCTGCATGCCGTAAGGAAGGTTTTTGGGCCGCTCATCCGCATATTCCTTGAGGCTCATGGCCTCCAGCATTTCCCACGCCACCGTATCTATGGAGCGTTCGCGGTTTGCGTAGCGTTTGGTACGCAGGAAGGCGTCCCACACGCTGTAGCCCATCTGGTAGTGCTGGGCGATGCGGATATTATCCAGCACAGTCATGTCGTGCCACAGGCGGATATTCTGGAAGGTGCGGGCGATGCCGAGCTTGGTGACCTGATGCGGCTTAAGCCCTGCCGTGTTCTGCCCGTTGAAGGTTATGGAGCCTTCTGTGGGCTGGTAGAACCCGGAGGTGAGGTTGAACACGGTGGTCTTGCCCGCGCCGTTGGGGCCGATGAGCGCGAGAAGCTGGCCTTCTTCAATATTGATGTTGAAGTCGGAGACGGCTTGCAGGCCGCCGAATCGTTGGGTCAGATTTTTGATTTCGAGCAGTGCCATGGTCATCTACCCCTACTTGAAGCTGTAGTATTTGCGCAGTTTGGGGAAGATGTCCGGCAGTTCCCTGTTCCCCATGATGCCTTCCGGCCGGAACTGCATGAGGAAGAACAGGATCATCGGAATGATGACCCACTTCCAGACCTGCGAAATCTCGTAGCTGTCCGGTACGATGCCCAGCGAGTGCAGCAGGGTGTCCACACCGGGGATGATGAACCGCAGCGATTCGATGAGCAGGGTGAAGAGGATGGCGCTGAGCACTGACCCGCTCAGAGAGCCCATGCCGCCGAGGTAGACCATGACCAGACATTCCGTGGACTTCATGATGTTGAACGACTGCGGGTTAACGTAGCCGTAAACGTGGGCGAAGAGACCGCCTGCAAGTCCGGCAAGGCCTGCGGAGAGCATGAATGCCGCGATTTTCATCTTGTCTGTGTTCACGCCCATGATGTTGGCGGCCACCTCATCCTGATTGATGGCGATGATGCCCTTGCCGTAGGTGGAGGAGACGAATCGGCGGATGAGCCACACGGAGAAGATGGTGCCGATGATGATCCAGATGAGCATCCACGGAATGTTCACCACGTCGTGCATGGAGTTTACCACGCGCTTCATGCCCTGAAAGCCGCGCGGGCCGCCTATGGCGTCCATGTTCTCTATGACGGAGATAACCATGTAGTTGGCGGCGATGGTGATGATGGCAAGGTAGTCGCCGCGTGTTTTGAACGAGGGCAGCGCCACGATGAGCCCCGCCAGCGCAGCGACCGCCGCCCCGATGAGGATGACGACGGGAAAGCCTATCCATGCGAATTCCGGCGGGAACCATGCATCGCCGAACACGCGGTCACGCGTGAAGAGCACCACGGAGAGCACTGAGGATATGTAGGCCCCCACGCACATGAACCCGGCGTGTCCGCAGGCGAATTCGCCCATGTAGCCGTTTACGATGTTAAGGCTGGAAGAGAGGATAATGTTTATCCCGATAAACATGATGACCGTGAGGATGTACTGGTCAAGGACATTGAACTGCGCTGCGCCTACCAAACCGAGGCAGGCCAGGAAGAGCGCGATGGTGAAGGTGTGTTTCTGCATCGGAATTTCCCGGGATTCGGTTTGCTAGATTTTGGTGGTCTTTGCCACGCCGAAGAGTCCGGTGGGTTTGACCCACAGAATCATCAGCAGGATGGAGAAGGCGAAGAGGTCCCTGTAGGAGGAGGGCAGCACGGAGGCCACGCCTATCTCGATGAAGGCCAGCAGGAAGCCCCCGATGAAGGCACCGCGTATGTCGCCTATGCCGCCCACCACGGCTGCGATGAAGGCCTTCCAGCCTATGAGCGCGCCCATGTAGGGTTCCAGAATGGGGTAGGACATGGCGAACAGCATGCCTGCAAGCCCAGCAAAGCCGGAGCCGAGAACAAAGGTGAACACGATGACCGTGTTCAGCGGAATGCCCATGAGCGGAACGGCAAATTTGTCGAAGGAAACCGCCCGCATGGCCATGCCTATTTTGGTTTTGGTCACTATCCAGTTCAGCAGCAGGAAGGTGAGCACGGCGGTTATGATGACCATGAGCTTGAGGTTGGTGATGGTAACCACCCCGCCCAGATTGATGACCACGGTGTCCACGATGTCCGGAAATTTCTTGCGGCTGGCACCCAGAAGGGCGAGGTTGCCGTTTTCGAGGATGAGGCCGCACATGAGGGCCGTGATGACCACGTAGAGACGGTGCGCCCCTTTGCGCCGTAAGGGGCGGTAGGCAACCCGTTCCAGCGTAACCCCCACGCAGGCGGTGAGAATCATGGTAAGCGGGATAGCCATGGCTACGAGTGTCCAGCCGGAAAGGAAGCCGCTGAACTCAGCCAGAAGCAGTGAAGAAATGAAGAACGCGATGTACGCACCGACCATGAAAACGTCGCCATGGGCAAAGTTGATGAGCAGCAGTACCCCGTATACCAGCGTGTAACCAATGGCGATAAGGGCGTAGAAGCTGCCCCACTGCAACGAGTTGATTATGTATTGCAGGATGCTCTGTAGCAGATCCACCGGGGGAGACCCTCCTCGACAGCATGCCGCCGGGCTGCCGCTGTGCTGTCGGTTTGATGGTTGGCGTTGTTGCGGTGTGGAAAAAAGGCGGCGGGCCGAACCCGCCGCCTTGTTCATGTGCGGGAGCGATTATTCAGGGCAGACGGATTCTGTGTATTCGAACTGACCTTCAGGGCTGATCTTGACGACCACGGCGCACTTGATGGGGTCGCCCTGCTCGTCAAACTTCATGGAGCCGGTGATGCCTTCAAAGGTGGTGATGGCGGCCATGGCGTCGCGGATGGACTTGCGCATGGCGCGGGTGTCGGATTCCACCTTGCCGTGATTCTGGATGGCTTGCAGCACGATGCGGGTTGCGTCCCAGGTGAGGGCGGCAACGTCGTCCGGGGTGTAGCCGTATTTGGCGGAGTAGCGGTCGATGAACTCCTTGGTGGCACCGGTGGCACCGGCAGCAGCGTAGTGGGTGGAGAAGTACTGGCCCACGCAGTCGTTGCCGCACAGGGTCATGAGTTCAGCGGAGCCCCATGCATCGGAACCCATGAAGGGGCCCTTGTAGCCGAGCTGACGGGCCTGCTTCACGATCAGGGCAACCTGATTGTAGTTGTTGGGGATGAAGATGAAGTCGGGGTTGCCACGGATGATGGTGGAAAGCTGGGCGGAGAAGTCCTGATCCTTGGTGCCGTGGGATTCGAATGCCACAACGCTCTTGGCACCCATCTTGGCTTCCCATTCTTTCTTGAAGATCTCTGCCAGACCCTTGGAGTAGTCGTTGGAGACGTCAAAGATAACGGCTGCGGTCTTTGCGCCGAAGGTCTTTGCGGAGAAGTTCACGGCCACGGGACCCTGGAAGGGGTCAAGGAAGGCGGCGCGGAACACCCAGGGACGGTCGAAGGTGGCGTCGGGGTTGGTGGACCACGGGGAGATCATCGGGGTTTCGTTGTCATCGCAGGTGCCGCCTGCAGGAACGGCCTGCTTGGAGGAGTTGGGGCCGACAATGGCCACAACGCGGTCGCGCTCGATGAGCTTGAGGGCAACGTTCACCGCAGATTCGGCCTTGGATTCGTTGTCTTCGTACACGAACTCGAGCATGTACTTCTGACCGCCTACTTCCAGACCGCCTGCGCCGTTGATGTCTTCCTTCAGCATTTCAGCGGCAAACTTGGATGCTTCGCCCACTTTGGGGATGTCGCCCGTCAGGGGGAGGTTGAAGCCGATTTTGATGGTTTCTGCCGCAAGAGCGGGAGCGGCGAAAAGCAGCACGAACAGGGCTGCAAACAGGAATTTCCTCATGGATAGCCTCCTCAACATGGTGAAATGGTCAAAAAAAGTTGTTTCCCAGTGCGATGTACACTACCCGAAGCAGCGACACTTGCAACCACTTTTTCGCGAATTGCGCTTTTTGTCAATAGTCTTTAAAAACAGCTAGTTGCAAAATAACAAATTTGTACACTAAAAAACCTCATTAATTCGGACGGTTGCATGGTCATGTTCAAGGGTGTTTCTTCCATTCCCAGGAAATGATTGATTGATCAATTCTAACCTATCTGTCTGAATTATTATCCTTTAAACAATTTCGTGAATCAAAAAGGTGCTTGACAGGCTGTTTTGCAAGCGTTTGTCGATGTCTTCATGTCTTGTTGTTACAATTGTGTTTTTGCGCAGATAATTTGGAAAAAGAGATGTTTTCCGCACCAAGGCACGTTGTATCCGGCGCGAATGGAAATTGAGGTTGTCCGTTTGGTCCGGGTTGGCTACAACAGGCTGAGTGAAATGGCGTTTTGATCCAGCGAACAATCCGTGATGCGCTCCGGTATGCCCGGGAGCGACAGGAGTTTTCAGCCATGCTGAACGTGCCCTTTGCCAAGCTGAGCCCCGGTGGCAATACCACCATTCTGCTTTCCATACCCGCGCCGCCCATAGCCGAACGGGCACGTATGGCCAACGAGTTGATGCATCCGCTGCATCTGGGAGCGGAACAGGTGGGGTTTGCGGATATGGGCGCGGAGTTGCCGCGACTGGAGATGATGGGAGGGGAGTTTTGCGGGAACGCCGCCCGTTCCTTTGCCGCGTTGCTGGCAATGGAGGGGCATCCCGCACTGGAGTATTGTGACACTCGCGGGGAATGCGAAGGCATGGTCGCCATTTCAGGCGCGCACACGCCTGTACAGGTGCGGGTGCGAACCTGCACGGGAAGCGGGGCGGGCAAGACTGTGGGGGGCAGCCAGGGGTCATCCGTGCCGGAAAAAGGTGCGTGCGGCGGCGCAGACGGGACACCGAGGCGCGCAGCGGCGTGTCTGGATGCCTCTGTACGGCTGACGGTACCGGACATGGTGGGGGAGTGCCTGCATGCGGTGGAGCAGGGAATGGATGTTGTGCGTTTGCAGGGAATAACCCATGTGATGCTGGACGCGCAGAAGCATCCCTTGCCTACGCCGCTGGAACAGGGAGAGGTGTGCGGCGGGTTGCGCAGGCGTCTTGGGCTGGAGGGCGAGGCGGCGGCGGGGTGTGTATGGTATGCGCGCCATGGCGACAGTTGGAGAATTGACCCTGTGGTATGGGTGCGCGAAACCGGTTCTACCCATTACGAGACGGGGTGCGGGTCCGGCACGGTGGCACTGGGGCTGCTTGTGGCCGGAAGGAGCGGTGAGCCGTTTGTGCGCGATGTGCGCCAGCCGAGCGGGCAGTGTATACGCGCCGCCGTGACGCTGGCCGGACCGGACAGGTTCGGACAGGCGTGGATTGGCGGGCCTGTGCGGCTTGTGGCGCGGGGTGAGGCGTTTCTGTATTCCGTTTGAGCCGGGCTGCTGCGGGGAGCAGGGCGGAGTATCCGGCTGCCGACGAGCTGCCAGAGAGGAGGCAGATACTTGCCAGATACTTGGCAGACATGTGGCCGCGTGGTTGCCCTTGTGCCCCGGGGCGGATGCGGGTAGGGTGTGCCGGTATGTGCCGCCTGCACGTGCAGTGCAGGGAATGGACGGGCTGCATCAATAATATAGGTGTATAGTATAGTTGTACAGACGGCGGCATTCATGACGCGGATGCCGTAGACATAAATTTTTCCATAACCGTATTGGACAGACACACGCATGGATTTGACCCTTCTTGTTGATTTGTGGGAGTTTCTTTCTGTTGAGCGTCATGTGCCGGGTACGCTTGTGCTTAAGGTGGATCTTGGTATACGCCGTCATCCCAAGGCATCCGGCATATCCGGAGCGGCCAGTTGGCCTGCCATACGCAAGACACGCCTGAATATTTTTACCCGCAATCTGACCGTGGAATACGATACCAACCTGCTGCCCTACGAGCGGTTGCAGGAGTTGCTTGCATGCCCGGACCGTGACCGGATGCGGGCCATGGCGGAAGAATTTTCCGTAGCCTGAGCAGGCGTGAAATTATACTGGACAGAGCAGTGGTTGCCACGCAACAGTGATACGGTACACCTGAAGAGGCTTGTTGCGCGGAGCGTTTGTGCTGCGTTTGTGCCGGGTTGTGGTGAGACGTTGGCATCGTTATGCGGTTCCATACCGAGGAGGGACGGATCATGAACGAGAATAACCAGTATTTGACCTTTTCCCTTGCTGAGGAGATTTTCGCGCTGGATATCAGTTCCGTGCGCGAAGTTCTGGAGCTTGCGTCCATAACCCGTATTCCCAGAACGCCGCCCTACATGCGTGGGGTCATTAACCTGCGCGGTCATGCCGTGCCGGTTCTGGAGCTGCGTCGTAAGTTCGGTATGCCGCCTGTTTCCGACACCGTGAACACCTGCATTATCATCGTTGAGGTGGAGATGGGGGGAGATACCACCATAATAGGCACGCTGGTGGATTCTGTGCGCGAAGTGTTCGAAATGGGGCAGGATACCATTGAAGCCCCGCCCCGCATGGGCACTGCCATAAAGTCGGACTTCATCAGGGGCATGGGCAGGCAGGGTGAACATTTTGTCATCATTCTGGACGTGAACAGAATTTTCTCTGCCGAGGAACTGGCCGAGGTTTCCGCCACCGCGCCCGCTCCTGTGGGTGCCACTGCGCCGGAAGAGGCGCGCGCCTGATGTAACGGGGCATGCCCCATCCGATTGTTTTTGCCCTGTTCTGTATTTTTCTGCCCCGCGCCGCAAGGTTGCGGGGTTTTGTTTGCCGGTCTTGTCCGGTGCGGGGGAAGCGTGTATCACGGAGTAGCTGCCGGGCTTGCCGGACTGGCCGGAACCGTCGGATCTGCCGGACAGGCATGATGGCAGGGACGTGCCCGGCTGAACGCGTCGCCGGACCGCCGCGCGGGCGGTGTGACCAAGGAAAGACTGATACGGGGTATGCAGGACAGGGATGGAGCCTTGATGAAAGATATTGTTCCCGCCGACGTTGAAATGCTCCACGAAACCGAGGTGGAGGCGCTGCGCCGTGAAGTGGAGCGGTTGCGGCTGCGCAACGCCGAGCTGGAAGGGCGGCTGGCGAGGGGATTCAGGCCTGCATCGGTGGTATGGGGGGCGGTGGAGACGGCGGGCGACATTTTTATGGTGACCGACGACGCCGGGCGGGTGCTCCATGCGAACACGCCGGGGATGCAGATGCTGCTGGGAGAGATGCCGGAAGGAGGGGCGCTGGGAGAACTTGTTCTTTCCGAAAGGCTGCCCACAGGGCACCCGTGCCGCAAGGTGCTTGAGTTTGCCGTGAGCACCGGGGAGGGGCTGGCTCTTACGGAAGAGCAGGGAAGCCGTCTGCTGGAGTGTCGGGCCATGCCCGCGCAACTGTTTGGCAAGGCCGTTTTTTTTCTGGGGTTGTTTGACATAACGGAGCGCGACCACGCCCGGCACCTGCTGCTGCAGGCGCACAGGGTGCTGGAGGAGCGCATTGCCGCGCGGACGGCGGCGCTGCATGTGCAGATGCACCAGCGTATGCGGGCGGAAGAGGCGTTGCGGCAGGAGCGGGAGTTTTTCCGGCTTGTACTGGACACGGACCCCAGTTTTATTTCCGTATACGACGCGCAGGGTGCACCGCTGCTGGTGAACAGGGCGTTTACATCGCTTTTCGGCTTTGCGGAAGACGCTCCGCTGGAAGAGGTGTTTTGTTCCGGGTCGCCCGCATGGGTGCTGGTGGGAGATGCCGCA from Desulfovibrio psychrotolerans encodes:
- a CDS encoding ABC transporter substrate-binding protein, coding for MRKFLFAALFVLLFAAPALAAETIKIGFNLPLTGDIPKVGEASKFAAEMLKEDINGAGGLEVGGQKYMLEFVYEDNESKAESAVNVALKLIERDRVVAIVGPNSSKQAVPAGGTCDDNETPMISPWSTNPDATFDRPWVFRAAFLDPFQGPVAVNFSAKTFGAKTAAVIFDVSNDYSKGLAEIFKKEWEAKMGAKSVVAFESHGTKDQDFSAQLSTIIRGNPDFIFIPNNYNQVALIVKQARQLGYKGPFMGSDAWGSAELMTLCGNDCVGQYFSTHYAAAGATGATKEFIDRYSAKYGYTPDDVAALTWDATRIVLQAIQNHGKVESDTRAMRKSIRDAMAAITTFEGITGSMKFDEQGDPIKCAVVVKISPEGQFEYTESVCPE
- a CDS encoding chemotaxis protein CheW, whose protein sequence is MNENNQYLTFSLAEEIFALDISSVREVLELASITRIPRTPPYMRGVINLRGHAVPVLELRRKFGMPPVSDTVNTCIIIVEVEMGGDTTIIGTLVDSVREVFEMGQDTIEAPPRMGTAIKSDFIRGMGRQGEHFVIILDVNRIFSAEELAEVSATAPAPVGATAPEEARA